The Brassica napus cultivar Da-Ae unplaced genomic scaffold, Da-Ae ScsIHWf_2098;HRSCAF=2750, whole genome shotgun sequence region tcgcacaaccatcaatcatcaatccaaaatttttaaacGCGCAACCTATCGATCAAGCAATCTATACTTAACCAGCATACTAACTAGGGTCCAACAACTAAATTCCATTCAATAAAAAGAGGAGGTTAAGCACCCAATACCTGTGATGGGACTGCTTGACGGTCCTGCATTGTCTGGGTTTTCTACACCTAAAGCATAAACTCTACCTCCTaggttttgcttctttggtGCTGGCTCAATTTCTGGACGGCTAGGAGGAGCTCGGATCGCGAGAGGGGTCGAAGGGATTGGCTTGTTTGGACATGACGATGCATAATGGCCCTTCATAccgcaagagaaacaagtgacaTCTTCCATCCTTATCGATGAATAACCCTGCTGGTTACTCTGTTGGTTATTCCGCTGAtgtttgggacaaaaccttgaaatATGTCCCGGCTGATCACATGTGTAACATACCCCAGAGCTACCACGATTGTTGGCTTGGTCTCCAAATCCTCGCCCTTTGCCTTTGTTAAATATTGGATCTTTGTTGAAATTCGGCTTTTCTCCTTGGCTAAACTTGGTATGTCCACCAGAATGTGGTATTGTCTTCCTTTCAACCTCAATACAGTTTCAACATTAACAGCTTTTTCCACTAGCTCAGATAAGCTGCTAAAGTTGCTTCCAACTAAACGACTTCCAAGCTCCGGCTCCAATCCGTACATAAATTTACGGATCATATTTGCTTCATCTTCGCGCCCATCAAAGACATGTCGTCTCAACCTTGTGAACTCCGACTCATAACTCCTTACCGACCTATCTCCTTGAACAAGGTTCATGAACTGGCGCTCCAACCGATGCTTCGCTTCTAGAGGAAAATACTTCCTCTCAAACTCTCCCTTGAACGATTCCCATGATGTGATGGTGTGTCCACGTTGCCTGTCTATACTGTCCCACCAGCCCATTGCGTCTCCTTCCAGATAGTACACAGCGATCTTCTTCTGATACTCCTTCGGACACTCCATGGCTTCAAAATTCTTTTCCATCATAGTAATCCACTTGCCGGCTTCAATAGGATCGGATCCTCCTTTGAACTCTTAGGATCCAATGTTCGTCATGGTAGATAATAGCTTGGACACTTCAGGGGGTTGAGTACGCCTGCCTTGGTTTACAAGTGCCTCGGTCATCACGTCATGTAAAAGCTTCAGGGTGTTTTCCGCTCCTTGATCTTGTGGTCCTTCAGTGGCACGGTTCTGATCTGGCCTTGGGTTTGATTAAGCGGATTGATCATGTTGATGTCTCTGGTCCCAATTACGACTTGGGTCAATACTCGCCAAACTGTCTTCCCTCACTCTAGTCCTGTTACCGTACACAGGAAAAGATCTTGTTCTCTGCAGAGGGCTCCTATCGTGTCCCAACTTCTCACTAATGCCAtttccatcctcttgatcagaTCGGTAACTCAATCCTCCGCCTGTCCAATCCATATCCTCTCCCCATATCCGACCTTGTCCATCATCACCTGTACCGCGATTAGCCATCTGCACACAATCAAAAGGGTAAGTCATATTCCTACTACGGGAAGCGGCTGGTTTCCTAATCATCTTTTTGCGACtcctttgactcgataaaatcattaaaaagcaCTCGTGTcacgcatggacgaaaccatgctctgataccacctctgtaacaccaccgaaccgttctaggcataggtcgaaccaccggccagcaatcaaacaagaacatgaccgacggtcCGACTGTCTACCAAGGTTCAGGAGCGCTACAAGACGGGTTAACGGGCAATCCAGCCAAAGTTACAAAAAGTGCAATTCGTAACTAGGCcaggccgcccactaacacgtcccgtcataccaaagcctaaggcttctcatCCCGTACTCCAATCTGGCGCTgtgttagctcggacaagctaatatcagaacaacaaggcatttgcacaaaacattcgctttatttatcttatataatatctggtttacaatacacaaaatattatacaagtggtggcatgccaagagagcgaaagtacatacttatagtctaaaagcgtcttaagcaaaaagatgcaaatctacaccagcctGCCTAGCCTCCCGCAACCTCTACAAGCTCGCTACTAGTCACctgaaacaacaacgagtgaggagtgagtaatctagcattactcagcgagttacaatccccgGCTAACAAATCAACCCCTcactatcccaccccaaacaatctaaagcgagaggttcacctaacaacacaattcaataacaataagcaatatcCGAAATACGCAGCGGAAAAtgatagcaagataactagcattatgctaattactagctcatcaccaaactcaaactcgatttaaaccagggtttaacaacccaaaacacgatataatatatataacaaactcgggccctggtgacgttatgttcctccttcactatcagcaatatcctatcttccaaccacaaaggccagaagaaggaactttcaaccgaccgcggcccacagtccttcgggtcaccacgcgacagcccacagtccttcgggtcactgccacattacaccatcgtgtaatcactcaaccataggccatgaccccgtctatctgagtctttccgatccagcgaataaggggtttccttgaacccgccaggtacgaggtctgaaggaacactaactcaccccaatatgctatcggccaatatatgattaatactaaaccggTAAAAaaacacaaggttcctagtattaatgtccacacaatcaacacatttacctcaaacatgcctagcattgtgggttacacaaatgctatatggccaatatatgattaatactaaaccggtaaaataacacaaggttcttagtattaatcataaattaacacaatcaatcatattccagaatctagcataaaactaattccagaatacctaactatccacaacttataGATATCATCTAAGGATtccgcattcgctaactaaccaatcaacctaaccattagcatgctactacggttctcaagcaataactaagcatgctatTAACTCAATCAACCAAACCTCaactattaactaatcaaaccgttactcagttagacccggcctcttgcCATGATCAAACTTCCAAGTAACAGgaccctgcatgaaaacaactcagcaatcaattgattataactcacagtttttggttgaccgtggccttgaccccaaacccgacttctgcgatccgaacccttCGTCGACCTTCTCAAGTAGACCCACGTCTAGATTGATcttgaactggtctccactagaactgatctctcttcacttgaaCAGAACCATCTCCAggtgctgactcaaaatcggcagagtaactgttctcgaaaactgcctaaattgctcgaaaactatcgaaactcgatctttctttctttgctttctctctcacgttttgaaCTGACTTTGATGTGTTCTGGATGAGGAGAAATGGGAGGGGGTCGTGGGCTATTTATAGTAATCAACAACCAATCagaaacaagccgtgtggcagcctgtgtgtcgcttcgcatggctccggacgcatgcgcagcgacacctcgtgctccacatggctggttGCATGACCTGCTCACATGAAATGTGACACCACGCCCTCTACCTGTCTGGATTCATGGCCTGGCTCCATGCAAGGAGACACCATGTCCTCCACATGTCTGGCCGCATGGCCTGGTCGCATGCATCGCAACACCTCGTGCtttggccgatccacctcgtgctccacaagTCTACTTGCATGTACATGTTTCATGTACTGCAACACCTCATGCTTTCCTTAACACAGATACTCCTAGGAGCTTGCCACCACATCCTGAACACACACACATctagccacctcgagcttctcggtcaatTGTCCGATATCGGCCTTCCGGTGAATTTTTGTCCCGCGATCAatctcaaatatttttctacgcccgttctgatgctctgagtatttttaataaactccaaatgAATCCTGACCTGAgggaaaatatttcccgagtttccggcttcttcgaaaaattccataataccgaaattagggttttcgcccaatttccggtcttcctgttgtgcttccaaaagtgtCATGCTTCAAACGTCCATTGAATAAATCTaccacattgtctaaccattTTCTAGTGACatacttgactcatggttcagaCAAGAACAATATGATCatccgcgactcgaccacccaaaagatactcgaccattctctttttttttatgggtTTCTACAGTCTCCCTGAAGAACAAGTCTACGCGATTGGTCTGTATGCCGAGAACAGACGAGATACCCACGCCACACACTGTTTTGCTGATTGTTCCGCATAAATTTTCTCTGATTGTTCCGAGGACTGTTCCGCAAACCAGGAACACTTTATTGCTGCTATAAAGAAGAGATATTCCCACCTACCTTGGTTCTCTGAGATAGCTAATTCTTAAGCTGTAGAGAAGCAACCAGTTGAGTTTACTGGGAATGAGAAGCAGAAATTCCTGAGGGATGCAAAACTCTACTTTTGGGATGAACCGTTCTTGTATCGACACTGCAAGGATGGAGTGTTCCGACTATGTGTTCCAGAAGCTGAAATTCCAGAGATCCTGTATCACTGCCACGGTTCTTCTTACGCCGGGCACTTTGCGGCATTCAAGATCGTCTCCAAGGTCTTGCAAGCCGGTTTCTAGTGGCCAACAATGTTCCGTGATGCACAAGTTTTCATCTCCAAGTGCAATTCGTGCCAAAGACAAGGGAACATTAACAAGCGGAACGAGATGCCCCAAAACTTCATACTCGAGATCGAGGTGTTCGACTGTTGGGGGAtcgacttcatgggaccattcccacCATCGTATAAGAACGAGTACATTCTAGTGGCAGTGGATTATGTTTCCAAGTGGGTAGAGGCAATCGCCAGCCCCACTAATGACGCACGGGTTGTAACCAAAATGTTTAAAACcatcatctttccaaggtttggagtaCCTAGAGTGGTCATAAGCGATGGAGGcactcacttcatcaacaaggttTTCCAAGGCCTCTTGAAGAAGAACGGTGTCAAGCATAAAGTTGCTACAGCGTACCATCCTCAAACAAGTGGCCAAGTGGAAGTGTCTAATAGAGAGATCAAGAGCATCCTGCAAAAAACAGTCGGAACTACACGAAAGGACTGGTCTCTAAAATTAGATGATGTGCTATGGGATTACAGAACAGCCTATAAAACGCCACTAGGGACCACTCCATATCATCTGGTCTATGGCAAAGCTTGTCACCTCCCTGTGGAACTCGAGTACAAGGCGGCATGGGCTGTCAAACTACTCAACTTCGATATCAAATCATCGAAGGAGAGGCGTTCCATCCAGATTCACGAACTCGAGGAGATCAGGAACCTGGCTTATGAGAGCACGAAAATCTACAAGGAAAAGACCAAAGCCTATCATGACAAGCGGATCATCAGCAGAAGCTTTGAACCAAATGATCGAGTCTTGCTTTTCAACTCCAGGCTGAAACT contains the following coding sequences:
- the LOC125600026 gene encoding uncharacterized protein LOC125600026, with the translated sequence MEKNFEAMECPKEYQKKIAVYYLEGDAMGWWDSIDRQRGHTITSWESFKGEFERKYFPLEAKHRLERQFMNLVQGDRSVRSYESEFTRLRRHVFDGREDEANMIRKFMYGLEPELGSRLVGSNFSSLSELVEKAVNVETVLRLKGRQYHILVDIPSLAKEKSRISTKIQYLTKAKGEDLETKPTIVVALGYVTHVISRDIFQGFVPNISGITNRGHYASSCPNKPIPSTPLAIRAPPSRPEIEPAPKKQNLGGRVYALGVENPDNAGPSSSPITGTIHVAGKPTHVLFDSGSTHSFVTPEVAARFWDCFVVDRINVAVLTPADRILQADQCIKNVPLVIQEKEFVADLLVVPLKGYEVILGMDWLSSYRVQIDCGKGRLLFGRGKRPEMVYYGISPSMTVSLVAAMRVQDLFQDGEVYLATLSVSGGATNDDVKVEDIEVVQEFEDIFAPLKELPPPRSNPFTITLEPEAKPIAKAPYRMKLAELAELKKQLEDLL